In a genomic window of Thermosynechococcus sp. CL-1:
- the moaC gene encoding cyclic pyranopterin monophosphate synthase MoaC, with protein MLSHINENQQPQMVDISEKAVSDRRAVAEALIELPPVFQAYVQGGDLFLTKGPVVQTAIIAGTMAVKRTAEVIPFCHSLPITSCRFETDIESLESGLRIRLRCEVKTRDRTGVEMESLHGVTIAALTIYDMAKALSPHIVIREVRLLAKSGGKKTLGQYPLYGLVLTGGQSQRMGQAKALLDYYGEPHAQYLYNLLAQSCEQVFLSAQPNQWQGTPLADLPTLADTLPQIGPIAGILTALRAYPHVNWLVVACDLPYLTTETLAPLLHHYREDVVATCYHHPQEGFPEPLCAIYTPQALPVFEAAYAEGIYCPVKILQRSPCQRIAPPQPTITANINTPEDYLEALPHVRRP; from the coding sequence ATGCTCTCCCACATCAATGAGAACCAACAACCCCAGATGGTGGATATTAGCGAGAAGGCCGTGAGCGATCGCCGAGCGGTGGCAGAAGCCCTGATTGAATTGCCACCGGTCTTTCAGGCCTATGTGCAAGGGGGAGATCTCTTTCTCACGAAAGGGCCTGTGGTGCAAACGGCGATTATTGCTGGCACAATGGCGGTAAAACGCACCGCTGAAGTCATTCCCTTTTGCCATTCGCTGCCGATTACCAGTTGTCGCTTTGAGACGGATATCGAGTCACTTGAGAGTGGCCTTAGAATTCGCCTGCGCTGTGAGGTCAAAACCCGCGATCGCACCGGCGTGGAAATGGAAAGCCTGCATGGGGTGACGATCGCAGCCCTCACAATCTACGACATGGCCAAAGCCCTCAGCCCCCATATTGTGATTCGCGAGGTGCGCCTGCTGGCGAAAAGTGGTGGCAAGAAAACCCTCGGCCAATATCCCCTCTACGGCCTTGTGCTCACTGGCGGCCAGAGTCAGCGCATGGGTCAGGCCAAAGCCCTGCTAGACTACTACGGCGAACCCCATGCCCAGTACCTCTACAATTTGTTGGCTCAATCCTGCGAACAAGTCTTTCTCTCAGCGCAACCCAATCAATGGCAGGGGACTCCCCTTGCTGATTTGCCAACACTCGCCGATACCCTGCCTCAGATTGGCCCCATTGCCGGCATCCTAACAGCTTTACGTGCCTATCCCCACGTGAACTGGTTAGTGGTGGCCTGTGACTTGCCCTATTTGACCACAGAAACCCTTGCGCCCCTGTTGCACCATTACCGCGAAGATGTGGTGGCCACCTGCTATCACCATCCCCAAGAGGGTTTCCCAGAGCCATTGTGTGCCATTTATACCCCCCAAGCTCTGCCGGTATTTGAGGCCGCCTATGCAGAAGGGATCTACTGCCCTGTGAAAATTCTCCAGCGATCGCCCTGCCAGCGGATTGCCCCACCCCAGCCAACCATTACTGCCAATATCAACACCCCTGAAGACTATCTTGAAGCCCTACCCCATGTCCGACGCCCCTAA
- a CDS encoding molybdenum cofactor biosynthesis protein MoaE, translating to MVIKQFSLTNTPLEPAQLWQPLANLRAGAFVSFEGWVRNHNHGKIVTALEYEVYPALALKEGEQILAEAIGKFDLLGAIASHRYGKLTLGEIAVWVGVTAPHRQQAFAGAAYIIDEIKHRLPIWKKEYYLDEPASWVYCREHHHNSPF from the coding sequence ATGGTGATCAAGCAATTTTCCCTAACCAATACTCCCCTAGAGCCAGCTCAGTTGTGGCAGCCCCTTGCCAACTTGCGGGCCGGTGCCTTTGTTAGCTTTGAGGGTTGGGTGCGCAATCACAACCACGGCAAGATCGTCACTGCCCTAGAATACGAGGTCTATCCCGCCTTGGCTCTTAAAGAAGGAGAACAGATCCTAGCAGAAGCCATTGGGAAATTTGACTTGCTGGGGGCGATCGCTAGCCATCGTTACGGCAAACTGACCCTAGGGGAAATTGCTGTGTGGGTAGGGGTGACGGCGCCTCATCGCCAACAAGCCTTTGCTGGTGCAGCCTACATCATTGATGAAATTAAACACCGCCTACCCATTTGGAAAAAGGAATACTATCTAGATGAACCAGCCAGTTGGGTGTACTGTCGTGAGCATCACCATAACAGTCCGTTTTAG
- a CDS encoding nitrate reductase associated protein, which translates to MSHFFEFEAEFTASLRCIPMIVRYKLDLCGVKLKLLHWHQLSQEQRQWLVVTPCDTPEAQADYRQQLRDWVTHTHGTPPSDIEIPQPYPWDITTELPETVQQQLIKVSHHSLTVEKWSALTPLQRFALVKLSQPGHENRNFWPALQEFGLA; encoded by the coding sequence ATGTCCCACTTCTTTGAGTTTGAGGCCGAATTCACGGCTTCGTTACGCTGTATTCCAATGATTGTTCGCTATAAACTAGATTTATGTGGGGTCAAGCTGAAGCTGCTCCACTGGCATCAACTTTCCCAAGAACAGCGACAATGGCTCGTGGTGACTCCCTGCGACACCCCCGAAGCTCAGGCAGACTATCGTCAGCAACTGCGGGATTGGGTGACCCACACCCATGGAACCCCACCGAGTGATATAGAGATTCCCCAACCCTACCCTTGGGACATCACCACTGAACTGCCAGAGACAGTGCAGCAACAACTGATCAAGGTATCTCACCACAGCTTGACGGTGGAAAAATGGTCAGCCCTGACCCCCCTCCAACGCTTTGCCCTTGTGAAGCTCAGCCAGCCCGGCCACGAGAATCGCAATTTTTGGCCAGCATTGCAGGAATTTGGTCTGGCCTAG
- a CDS encoding DUF2283 domain-containing protein → MAEVKVFYDRTGNTLVVWFGNPQDEVILMKDQQGQVIGFETLNFLPPSSGPVRITFETIAP, encoded by the coding sequence ATGGCAGAAGTAAAAGTATTTTATGACCGCACAGGTAACACCTTGGTCGTTTGGTTTGGTAACCCTCAAGATGAGGTGATTTTGATGAAGGATCAGCAGGGGCAAGTGATTGGGTTTGAAACACTTAACTTTTTACCGCCTTCCAGTGGTCCTGTCCGCATCACCTTCGAAACCATAGCCCCCTAA
- a CDS encoding DUF4258 domain-containing protein, which translates to MENDAIANAEILFEVTSSLGFFVRTTAEYWQFIVTIKHPVMGDRLADVQNTLSDPNEIRLSKADAQVYLFYRDDGAKRWVCTVAKRLNGEGFLITAYRTSVIKEGELLWQK; encoded by the coding sequence ATGGAAAATGATGCGATCGCTAATGCTGAAATTTTGTTTGAAGTGACTAGCTCGCTCGGCTTTTTCGTTCGCACAACGGCTGAGTATTGGCAGTTTATTGTCACAATCAAACATCCAGTCATGGGCGACCGTCTAGCCGATGTCCAAAACACCTTAAGCGACCCAAATGAAATTCGTCTGAGCAAAGCTGATGCTCAGGTTTACTTGTTTTATCGTGATGATGGTGCGAAGCGTTGGGTCTGTACTGTAGCGAAGCGCTTAAATGGAGAAGGGTTTCTAATCACAGCCTATCGAACTAGTGTAATTAAAGAAGGAGAACTACTATGGCAGAAGTAA
- a CDS encoding putative sulfate/molybdate transporter: MLRERLRFNWQELSGSFGDLGTDLPLLVGMITAAQLDSANVFTLFGVAQILTGVFYGLPMPMQPLKAMAVIVMTEKLTGSILWAGGLMVGAMMLVLTSTGILTRLARWIPQPVVRGCQLGLGLSLAAVALKTYLPAGDLFGYLLGVMGFLILLLLPKERGVPAGLLVVLLGVGVAISRVLAEPELQLTIAWQLPYLRPLDPQALIPGLVLLALPQLPLSIANAVIATQQTAHDLFPDRPLSIRQIGLTYSLTNLILPFFGGVPLCHGCSGLAGHYALGARTGGAVVIYGSLYLLLGLFFGSSVDKLLEIFPLSILGVILLFEAWVLMGFIKDQAAMPANWMITLLVGAIALSVPQGFLVGTLVGTTLYYLSRKMPLQLS, translated from the coding sequence GTGTTGCGGGAGCGACTGCGCTTTAATTGGCAAGAACTCAGTGGCAGTTTTGGTGATTTGGGTACGGATTTGCCCCTGTTGGTGGGCATGATCACTGCTGCCCAGTTGGATAGTGCTAACGTCTTCACTTTGTTTGGCGTAGCGCAAATTCTCACGGGGGTATTCTATGGCCTTCCCATGCCCATGCAGCCCCTAAAGGCAATGGCTGTAATTGTGATGACGGAAAAACTCACTGGATCTATCCTTTGGGCCGGGGGACTGATGGTAGGAGCAATGATGTTGGTGTTAACGTCCACCGGAATCCTGACCCGGCTGGCTCGCTGGATTCCCCAACCCGTGGTGCGGGGCTGTCAATTGGGACTGGGACTGTCTCTAGCCGCCGTTGCCCTCAAGACCTACTTGCCCGCGGGTGACCTCTTTGGTTATCTGTTAGGTGTTATGGGCTTTTTGATCTTGCTCCTTTTGCCCAAGGAACGGGGAGTTCCCGCAGGGTTACTGGTGGTATTGCTGGGGGTGGGTGTAGCGATTAGCCGTGTTCTGGCTGAGCCAGAATTGCAGTTAACCATTGCTTGGCAGCTTCCCTACCTGCGGCCTTTAGATCCTCAGGCCTTGATTCCCGGACTCGTGCTATTGGCACTGCCGCAGTTACCCCTATCGATCGCCAATGCAGTGATTGCAACCCAGCAAACTGCCCACGATCTCTTTCCCGATCGCCCCCTCTCGATTCGCCAAATTGGCCTCACGTATAGCCTCACCAACTTGATCCTGCCCTTCTTTGGTGGCGTCCCCCTCTGCCATGGCTGTAGCGGTTTGGCAGGACACTATGCCCTTGGTGCCCGCACAGGTGGGGCGGTGGTGATCTATGGCAGTCTCTACCTTCTCTTGGGTCTCTTCTTTGGTTCCAGTGTGGATAAGCTGCTGGAAATTTTTCCCCTCTCGATTTTGGGGGTCATTCTTTTGTTTGAAGCGTGGGTACTCATGGGCTTTATTAAAGATCAAGCCGCCATGCCCGCAAATTGGATGATTACCCTCTTAGTGGGGGCGATCGCCCTCAGTGTGCCCCAAGGCTTCTTAGTGGGCACCCTCGTTGGTACAACTCTGTACTACCTCAGCAGAAAAATGCCACTACAACTCTCCTAG
- a CDS encoding molybdopterin molybdotransferase MoeA has protein sequence MISVETAVDLIQQHLPDWGTETISLTEPQYSRLAGAITSDRPYPPIDRIMMDGIALRWAAYGSGQRAFPILGVVPAGEVPPTLTDPQACLEVMTGAALPQGCDLVIPYEALEIRDGIAHIRHAELWSPYQFVHRCGSDAPAGQQVLAAGTPLHSPAWGILAAVGQSEVCVQRTPRTQIVATGNELIPPDHVPQPHQLRLSNAYALMAALKRQGYNHVSITHLPDDPLQLATHYCQASQAYDLLIYCGGVSKGKFDYLPQLWRDHGVQQYIHGVAQRPGKPLWFGVDHMQQTAVFGLPGNPVSSLVCLHRYILDMPRLYARLATPFSFEKPLTYFLPVKLETTKTAELIAHPRPMQNSGDFLALADSDGFLELPASQGIFAAGECYRYFPWS, from the coding sequence ATGATTTCCGTCGAAACAGCCGTTGACCTGATTCAGCAGCATTTGCCCGATTGGGGCACAGAGACCATCTCTTTGACTGAGCCTCAGTACAGCCGACTAGCGGGAGCCATTACTAGCGATCGCCCCTACCCACCCATTGACCGCATCATGATGGATGGTATTGCCCTGCGGTGGGCCGCCTATGGATCTGGTCAGCGTGCCTTCCCGATTCTGGGGGTTGTCCCTGCTGGTGAGGTACCCCCCACGTTGACGGATCCACAGGCCTGCTTGGAAGTGATGACTGGTGCCGCGTTGCCCCAGGGCTGCGATCTGGTCATTCCCTACGAGGCTCTGGAAATTCGTGACGGCATTGCCCATATCCGCCACGCCGAACTGTGGTCGCCCTATCAATTTGTCCACCGCTGTGGCAGTGATGCGCCGGCGGGTCAACAGGTGCTGGCGGCAGGTACCCCTCTACACAGTCCGGCTTGGGGCATTCTTGCCGCTGTGGGGCAGAGCGAAGTTTGTGTCCAGCGCACCCCCCGCACTCAAATTGTTGCCACCGGCAATGAACTGATTCCGCCAGACCACGTACCTCAACCCCATCAACTGCGCCTCTCCAATGCCTACGCCCTAATGGCTGCCCTCAAGCGCCAAGGGTACAACCACGTCAGTATCACCCATTTACCCGATGATCCGCTGCAACTGGCAACCCACTACTGCCAAGCGAGCCAAGCGTACGATCTCCTGATTTATTGCGGCGGCGTTTCCAAGGGCAAGTTTGACTATTTACCGCAACTGTGGCGCGATCATGGCGTGCAGCAATATATCCACGGTGTCGCTCAGCGCCCCGGAAAACCCCTCTGGTTTGGGGTGGATCACATGCAGCAAACGGCAGTCTTTGGCTTGCCGGGGAACCCCGTCTCCAGTTTGGTGTGTTTACACCGCTATATTTTGGACATGCCACGCCTCTATGCCCGCTTAGCCACTCCCTTCTCTTTTGAGAAGCCCTTAACCTACTTTTTACCCGTTAAACTAGAAACCACGAAAACTGCTGAACTGATTGCCCACCCCCGTCCGATGCAAAACTCTGGTGATTTTTTGGCCTTGGCTGACAGTGATGGCTTCTTGGAACTACCTGCCTCGCAAGGGATATTTGCTGCTGGGGAGTGCTATCGCTATTTTCCGTGGAGTTAG
- a CDS encoding molybdopterin oxidoreductase family protein: MSTPRVGSLAVQSSRYLCYYRNTSESVQQIYLSNQPTWQQVVFPRQELFFYGDATADLIICSEQGVRCCSCEFLRVEEKGRAVPEPSEPVSSLCPYCGVGCGLEAVPQGKGAYKIRGDRQHPSSQGMVCVKGATILEALDRDRLVYPLWRERLDQPFTVISWDEAMTRLVERIQWVRRERGADAICMYGSGQFQTEDYYVAQKLIKGCLGTNNFDANSRLCMSSAVSAYMASFGADGPPCCYDDLEATDCAFLMGTNTAECHPIVFNRLRNHHKRDRRVKLIVIDPRRTPTAEVADLHLAIRPGTDIDLLHGIGHLLLQWGQIDAEFIEECTQGFAEYVKLLAAYTPDWVAKRCGIAQSDLEQAARYWGHAQAVLSLWSMGINQSAEGTAKARCLINLHLLTGQIGRPGSGPFSLTGQPNAMGGREAGGLSHLLPGYRQVTNPQHRQEVEDFWGLPRGQISDRPGRTAWQIVEGLEQGEVGLLWIAATNPAVSFPHLERAKAAFLQSPFTVYQDAYFPTETAAYAHLILPAAQWSEKTGVMTNSERRVTLAPAFRSPPGLARPDWEIFAEVGRRLGYGHLFPFVDAAAVYAEFVQLTAGRPCDQSGLSHERLARLGALQWPCPAGMDDAEARKPKRLYTDWRFHTPNQRAYFCLAHSQGVAEPTDNLYSFTLTTGRLYGHWHTQTRTGRIAKIQKMHPDPFVEMHPDDAANLHLKDGDWVEVRSRRGQVCLPVILTKAIRPGTLFVPMHWGFLFADSGEANQLTHPIACPVSKQPELKACAVQVLPLKLRQTPHTPTMQERGTALKQ, translated from the coding sequence ATGAGTACCCCACGGGTTGGCTCGTTAGCCGTTCAGTCCAGTCGTTACCTCTGCTACTACCGCAATACCAGCGAGAGCGTTCAGCAGATTTATTTGTCAAATCAGCCCACTTGGCAACAGGTGGTGTTTCCGAGGCAAGAGCTTTTTTTCTATGGCGATGCTACAGCGGATCTGATCATTTGCTCGGAGCAAGGGGTCAGGTGCTGTTCCTGTGAATTCCTGCGGGTTGAGGAAAAAGGGCGTGCTGTGCCTGAACCAAGTGAGCCAGTGTCCTCGCTGTGTCCCTACTGTGGGGTGGGCTGTGGCTTAGAAGCAGTCCCTCAAGGCAAGGGAGCCTATAAAATTCGGGGCGATCGCCAGCATCCCTCCTCCCAAGGCATGGTCTGTGTCAAGGGGGCAACTATTCTAGAAGCCCTTGATCGCGATCGCTTGGTCTACCCCCTGTGGCGGGAGCGTTTGGATCAGCCCTTTACGGTCATTTCGTGGGACGAGGCCATGACCCGCCTTGTGGAACGCATCCAATGGGTGCGCCGTGAGCGGGGCGCCGATGCCATTTGTATGTACGGTTCCGGTCAATTTCAAACCGAGGACTACTATGTGGCGCAAAAGCTGATCAAGGGCTGTTTGGGTACGAACAACTTTGATGCCAACTCGCGGCTATGTATGTCCTCGGCAGTGTCGGCCTACATGGCCAGCTTCGGTGCTGATGGCCCCCCCTGCTGCTACGACGATTTGGAGGCCACCGATTGTGCGTTCCTCATGGGTACTAATACTGCCGAATGCCATCCCATTGTCTTTAATCGTCTGCGCAACCACCACAAGCGCGATCGCCGCGTCAAGCTGATTGTGATCGATCCGCGGCGCACCCCGACAGCGGAAGTGGCGGATCTGCACCTTGCCATCCGCCCCGGCACGGATATTGATCTGCTCCACGGCATTGGCCATTTGCTACTGCAATGGGGACAGATCGATGCTGAATTTATAGAGGAGTGTACCCAAGGCTTTGCCGAGTATGTAAAGCTGCTGGCGGCCTACACCCCAGACTGGGTAGCGAAACGCTGTGGCATTGCTCAAAGTGATCTAGAACAGGCGGCTCGCTATTGGGGGCATGCCCAAGCGGTACTCTCCCTCTGGTCAATGGGCATTAACCAGTCTGCTGAAGGGACGGCCAAAGCTCGTTGTCTCATCAATCTCCACCTGTTGACGGGGCAAATTGGCCGCCCAGGGAGTGGTCCTTTTTCGCTGACGGGGCAACCCAACGCCATGGGGGGGCGCGAAGCCGGCGGCTTGAGCCATCTGTTGCCCGGCTATCGCCAAGTGACGAATCCACAGCATCGCCAAGAGGTAGAGGACTTTTGGGGACTGCCGCGAGGGCAAATAAGCGATCGCCCCGGTCGCACGGCATGGCAAATTGTCGAAGGTCTAGAACAGGGAGAAGTGGGTCTGCTGTGGATTGCGGCCACCAATCCTGCGGTTAGCTTTCCCCATTTAGAACGTGCTAAAGCCGCCTTTCTGCAATCCCCCTTTACGGTCTACCAAGATGCCTACTTTCCCACTGAAACAGCAGCCTATGCCCATCTGATTTTGCCGGCGGCGCAATGGAGTGAGAAAACAGGTGTGATGACCAACTCTGAACGCCGCGTCACCCTTGCCCCCGCCTTTCGATCGCCCCCCGGTCTGGCTCGCCCTGATTGGGAAATTTTTGCTGAGGTGGGGCGCCGCTTGGGATATGGGCATCTCTTCCCATTTGTCGATGCCGCTGCCGTCTATGCTGAATTTGTCCAACTCACTGCCGGTCGCCCCTGCGATCAATCGGGTCTGAGCCACGAACGCCTTGCCCGTTTAGGCGCCTTGCAGTGGCCCTGTCCTGCCGGTATGGATGATGCAGAAGCCCGCAAACCCAAACGCCTCTATACTGACTGGCGATTTCACACCCCCAATCAACGGGCATATTTTTGCCTTGCTCATAGTCAAGGGGTGGCTGAACCCACCGATAACCTCTATAGCTTTACCCTGACAACGGGTCGTCTCTACGGCCACTGGCACACGCAAACCCGTACCGGTCGCATTGCCAAAATTCAAAAAATGCACCCCGATCCCTTTGTGGAAATGCACCCCGACGATGCCGCAAACTTACATCTCAAAGACGGAGATTGGGTGGAGGTGCGATCGCGCCGCGGTCAAGTGTGCCTGCCGGTCATCCTCACCAAGGCCATTCGTCCGGGCACTCTCTTTGTACCCATGCACTGGGGCTTTCTCTTTGCTGATAGCGGTGAGGCAAACCAACTGACCCATCCCATTGCCTGTCCGGTCTCAAAGCAGCCAGAACTCAAAGCCTGTGCGGTGCAGGTGCTGCCCCTGAAGTTGCGGCAGACGCCCCATACCCCCACCATGCAGGAAAGGGGCACTGCCCTCAAGCAATGA
- a CDS encoding anthranilate phosphoribosyltransferase family protein yields the protein MSLLFRDLLKKVGSGAHTHKDLSRAEAALALQLMLEQVATPAQIGAFLIAHRIKRPTSEEMAGMLDTYNELGPKIPAVETSCPVMILSQPYDGRDRTFPLSPLTALVLAAAGIPVLQHGGDRIPTKEGIPLIELWRCLGVDWSTLTLEQIAHCLEQTGLGFVYLPRHFPAAQGLVPYREQIGKRPPIATLELIWNPYQGRSHLVAGFVHPPTEGIMRDALYLHGVHEFTTVKGLEGSCDLPRDRTAIIGLARDQDPPWQRLRLHPQEYGMASSNVPWSEETTTATKMMAAVLAAEEQPLTTSVIWNSGFYLWQGGKADSLNSGLALSSELLRSGRVAQHLQKLQTMLEKI from the coding sequence ATGAGTCTTCTCTTTCGTGATCTGCTCAAAAAAGTCGGCAGTGGTGCCCACACCCACAAAGACCTGAGCCGCGCCGAGGCAGCCTTGGCGTTGCAACTCATGCTGGAGCAGGTGGCAACCCCTGCCCAAATTGGGGCGTTTTTGATTGCTCATCGGATTAAGCGACCCACCTCGGAAGAGATGGCGGGTATGCTCGATACCTACAACGAGCTAGGGCCGAAAATTCCAGCGGTTGAGACCAGTTGCCCCGTGATGATCCTCAGTCAGCCCTACGATGGTCGCGATCGCACGTTTCCCCTGAGTCCTTTAACAGCATTGGTTTTGGCGGCTGCTGGGATTCCAGTACTTCAACACGGGGGCGATCGCATACCCACCAAAGAAGGCATTCCCCTCATTGAGCTGTGGCGATGTTTGGGGGTGGACTGGTCAACCCTAACCCTAGAGCAAATTGCCCACTGCCTAGAGCAAACGGGTTTAGGTTTTGTCTATCTCCCGCGTCATTTTCCAGCAGCCCAAGGGCTAGTCCCCTACCGGGAGCAAATTGGTAAACGTCCCCCCATTGCCACATTGGAATTAATCTGGAATCCTTACCAAGGGCGCAGTCACCTCGTAGCAGGGTTTGTTCATCCGCCGACGGAAGGGATCATGCGCGATGCCCTCTATCTCCACGGTGTTCATGAATTTACTACCGTCAAAGGTCTTGAAGGCAGTTGTGATTTGCCCCGCGATCGCACCGCCATTATCGGCCTTGCCCGTGATCAAGACCCTCCTTGGCAACGCCTGCGTCTCCATCCCCAAGAGTATGGTATGGCCAGCAGTAATGTGCCTTGGTCAGAGGAGACAACGACCGCTACAAAAATGATGGCTGCTGTTTTAGCCGCAGAGGAGCAACCCCTCACCACCTCTGTGATCTGGAATAGTGGATTTTACCTGTGGCAGGGGGGCAAAGCCGATAGTCTCAATTCCGGACTCGCACTCAGCAGCGAACTCCTCCGTAGTGGTCGGGTGGCTCAACACCTACAGAAATTGCAAACCATGTTGGAGAAGATATAG
- the moaA gene encoding GTP 3',8-cyclase MoaA, whose product MVVTTAIPSQRLLDNQGRHIRKLRLSVTDRCNLRCTYCMPVDAAFMPPQTYLSPTEYATIVAELVALGIESVRLTGGEPLLRAEFAEIVAALVAVGVPELSLTTNGIRLVPFLPLLEQYGVRRLNISLDSLDPETFAAISHGHHLETVKAAVATAVHQGFQVKLNMVVMAGVNDHELVPMVEYAKGLGIEVRFLELMRIGYACHLGGDRFVSAATMIERLRQHYDLRPVPRPLDSTSFNFETACGGQIGFIASESQPFCGHCSRWRLSADGVLRACLFKEAGVSLRGLSQRERYAAYEQVLGMKPSLRGAEVHHAMHQIGG is encoded by the coding sequence ATGGTTGTCACCACAGCTATCCCTAGCCAACGTTTGCTGGATAACCAAGGGCGACACATTCGCAAGTTGCGCCTGTCGGTTACCGATCGCTGTAATTTGCGCTGTACTTACTGTATGCCCGTGGATGCCGCCTTTATGCCCCCCCAGACCTATTTAAGCCCCACAGAGTATGCCACGATTGTGGCTGAACTGGTGGCACTGGGGATTGAGTCGGTGCGCCTAACGGGGGGTGAACCGCTCCTGCGAGCCGAGTTTGCTGAGATTGTCGCAGCCTTGGTGGCAGTGGGGGTACCAGAGCTAAGCTTAACCACGAATGGGATTCGCTTGGTGCCCTTTTTGCCCCTCTTGGAACAATATGGGGTACGGCGTTTGAATATCAGTCTGGATAGCCTAGACCCCGAAACCTTTGCCGCCATTAGTCATGGCCACCACTTGGAAACGGTGAAGGCGGCGGTGGCCACTGCGGTTCACCAAGGGTTTCAGGTGAAGCTGAACATGGTGGTTATGGCGGGTGTCAATGATCACGAACTGGTGCCAATGGTGGAGTACGCCAAGGGGTTGGGGATTGAGGTGCGCTTTTTGGAGCTGATGCGCATTGGCTATGCTTGCCACTTGGGGGGCGATCGCTTTGTTAGTGCTGCCACGATGATTGAGCGCTTGCGTCAGCATTATGATCTGCGACCTGTGCCACGTCCTTTGGATTCCACTTCGTTTAACTTTGAGACGGCCTGTGGCGGGCAGATTGGTTTTATCGCTTCAGAATCCCAACCCTTTTGTGGCCACTGCTCCCGTTGGCGCTTGTCTGCGGATGGTGTCCTGCGAGCGTGCCTGTTTAAGGAGGCGGGGGTGTCCCTACGGGGCTTAAGTCAAAGGGAACGGTATGCCGCTTATGAGCAAGTGTTGGGCATGAAACCCAGCTTGCGCGGAGCAGAAGTTCACCATGCGATGCACCAGATTGGAGGCTAG
- a CDS encoding LysR family transcriptional regulator translates to MRLDQLQSFLAVAETGSFQAAARRCGVTQPTISRQIQALEESLGMQLVHRSNRAKLTVAGDLFLRRAHRIWQEWQAANAELKAMQNGQQQELCIAAIHSICRYFLPMLLPTFCQAFPQMQLRVTALGSDRALKVLQDSLVDLAIVMGDRHLLKQSEWVIEPLYSEPVQVLMAAEHPLAVNETLTWQELARFPHVVFKDGYSMRRLVAEEFSRRGLPWQPALELNTPDAFIAVIRESEMVALLPRSALKEALHDPALGIRDLSTPLPLRQVLAITTHDRLTLPPVARLLTLIRQQAAHESSLS, encoded by the coding sequence ATGCGACTTGATCAGTTGCAATCTTTTTTAGCAGTTGCTGAAACGGGGAGTTTTCAAGCGGCAGCGCGGCGGTGTGGGGTGACGCAACCCACAATTAGTCGGCAAATTCAAGCTCTAGAAGAAAGTTTGGGAATGCAACTTGTGCACCGCTCGAATCGCGCCAAGTTAACTGTGGCGGGGGACTTGTTTTTGCGCCGTGCCCATCGCATCTGGCAAGAGTGGCAGGCCGCCAATGCGGAACTCAAAGCCATGCAAAATGGCCAGCAGCAGGAACTCTGCATTGCCGCTATTCACTCCATTTGCCGCTACTTTTTGCCCATGCTGTTACCGACGTTTTGCCAAGCATTTCCCCAAATGCAGTTGCGGGTGACTGCCCTAGGGAGCGATCGCGCCCTCAAAGTCTTGCAGGATAGCTTAGTAGATCTAGCGATTGTCATGGGCGATCGCCACCTCTTAAAACAGTCGGAATGGGTGATTGAACCGCTGTACAGTGAGCCTGTGCAAGTGCTAATGGCGGCTGAACATCCCCTCGCTGTTAATGAGACCTTGACATGGCAAGAACTAGCTCGCTTTCCCCATGTGGTATTTAAGGATGGCTATAGCATGCGCCGCTTGGTGGCTGAAGAATTTAGCCGTCGGGGTTTACCTTGGCAACCCGCTCTTGAACTCAACACCCCTGATGCGTTTATTGCTGTGATCCGCGAAAGTGAGATGGTTGCCTTGCTGCCGCGCTCTGCCCTCAAGGAAGCGCTCCACGATCCTGCCCTAGGGATTCGTGATTTATCCACGCCACTGCCCCTGCGTCAGGTGTTGGCCATTACCACCCACGATCGCCTGACCTTACCCCCCGTTGCTCGATTGCTCACATTGATCCGCCAGCAGGCTGCCCATGAGTCTTCTCTTTCGTGA
- a CDS encoding MoaD/ThiS family protein, which translates to MSDAPKTIYLRYFAQLREQSQREQEERVTTAQTYGDLYQELKTQYGFTLDLTHVKVAANDTFVTLDQPLRAGDKVVFIPPVAGG; encoded by the coding sequence ATGTCCGACGCCCCTAAAACAATTTACCTACGCTACTTTGCCCAGTTGCGGGAGCAAAGCCAACGGGAACAGGAGGAGCGAGTGACCACCGCCCAAACCTATGGCGACCTATACCAAGAGCTAAAGACCCAGTACGGGTTTACCCTTGATCTCACCCATGTTAAGGTGGCGGCTAATGATACGTTTGTGACACTGGATCAACCCCTACGAGCAGGAGATAAGGTCGTCTTTATTCCCCCTGTTGCCGGGGGTTAA